GGATAAGCAAACCACATTTCGGCTTCTACCCAGCCTCCAGAAGAGATCACCCATGCACAGAAATGTAGGGTCAGAAGACAGCCAAGGTTGAAGCCTAATGAAGTACCCCAAGTCCGAAAGAATAGAGTTTTCAATTTAGCCTATGGGATCTGGTGGAACCTGACTGGCACAGTAGACAGAGACTGAAATTTTCTCTTTACCCTGACCGATAGGTGTACAAAGGCCCGCGCCCCTAGGTTTCCAAGTGGAAATCTGAAGCTAGACACGAATGAGTCCACAGAAGGCAATTCTGATAATAAATCTACCTCCGCTCACTTCGTCACTCTGAAACTCCTAAATAGCAGCTCGGGTCCAGTGATCAATCACTCCGGAAAGCCTGAGCACAAGCTTGGACCTGGCTTGCGATGCACAGAAAGGTGAGTCTGGTTTAGGCTGACATGACCCACCCCCTCAggaaaccctcccctcccactgcaaGGAATGAGGTCGCGCATGGCTGGGTGTCagtttgggtttgaatcccccagGTCCTGAAGTTTGGCTTTGAGCTGGGCTCCAGGATTTggggcccacaaagagctcattcattcaaggaGGAATTTTCTGAAGGGCCGCTGACATCTGTTTTCCCCACCGACTCTATCTTCAAACTCGCCTTTCATTGTTCATGGGTCCTCAATCAAACAAAACGGCAAAGAGCAAAGTACAGGTGTGACTGATAGTGACATCTGTCCCCAGCGAACCTAAAGACCTGGCAGCATAATCCTGGACTCACTGAGCTTCACCTACCCTGCCCTTAGCTAGTGGAATGAAGAGTTGTAGGGTCTGGGAGgcatggggagggtggggtggggggtaattAGGCTTTCCTGATCACCTGAACACTTATGTCCCATCACTATCATCTTCACTACCCACAGGGGGAAACCATCTTCTGGGGAAGGGTTAACTTGCTGCGAACTGGACAAATCAAATGGGGCAAGCACTTTAGGGAGGCCCAAAGTTTTGGTCACGAAGAGACTTTTTACCagcgaatcagaaggacctggactaaaggggaggggggaggaggagagaaaggcccCCAAATGGTCAAGGAAACATTTTTCCAGCCTAAAACTATCAGCTCACATCCCCTCCTCACGTGACTTCCGGCCTTAACATGGAGGGCGCACCTCCTTTTAGCCAGCTGCCCCACACTGAGCTGGGCATATGCCTCAAAACTAGCCCCTTGCCACATTCCAGCCACCCGGGCCAGTTCACCTTGAAATTCCGTGTTGTCCAGACCCCGGATGGCCTCCACGGCGTCCTCCGCCCGCTCCATGTGTACGAAGGCGTAATCCTTCACGATGTCGCATTCGATGACGGGGCCGTACTCCTCGAACTTGGCCCGCAACTCCATGTTGGTGCAGGTGGGGCTGATGTTGCCCACGTGCAGCTTGGTGGAGGCCTTGCTCTTGTTCTTGCTGGCCTCCACGTTGATGTTGACCCCGTGGAGCTTGTAGTGGTGCAGGTTGCGGATGGCGTCCTCGGCGGCCGTCTTGTCCTCGATGTGTACGAAGCCATAGTTCTTGATGATGTCGCACTCCAGCACCTTCCCGTACTGCTCGAAAAGGGAGCGGATCTCCTGCTCCGTCGCCTCTCTGGGCAGGTTTCCGATGAACAGCTTCACCATCTCGACTTGGCCTGGAAAGGAAACGAGGTTTCTAACAGAAGCCCTGACCTTGCTGGGGAAGCTCACTCGGCCCAGTCTATTCGGGCTTTCCGCCCTCAAGGCGGGCTCCCAGCCCATTTAAATCCCCGCTCTTCCTGGGCCACCACCCTTAGATGCCGCAGTGGGTGAGGAGGAATCCTGAGCGGCGTCCTTGGTAGGGAGAGACGAAGGGAGgccgtctcccttcccccccactcccatGCCTCCCGGGAAGAGCATCGTTGTTGTGGAGAAAAAGCAGGATTGAGTGTGTGAATGCCTGCTTCCTTCCCAAAGCTCCCTGAAGCAACCAAGACAGAGAAACCAAGGTGTCCCCTCCCCTGGGGCCGGCGACCCGGAGGGAAGGTCCTTCGGAATCGCCGAACTGGAGTTCTTAGGATCAGCACATCCAGTCCCCTGCAccctcaggaagcagcgtggctcggtggcaagagcccgggctggggagtcagaggtcatgggttctaatcccccctctgccgcttgtcagctgggtgactttggacaagtcacttctctgggccttggttccctcatcttgtaaaatggggggtgaggactgtgagccccacgtgggacaacctgatgaccctgtatctcccccagagcttagatcagtgctgggcacatcgtaagcgcttaataccaagattattacagcgcttggcacatagtgagcgcttaacaaataccaacattattactgtgtttggcacatagtgagcgcttaacaaataccattattatttcaatgcttggcacaaagtgagcgcttaacaaacaccaacattattacagtgcttggcacatagtgagcgcttaacaaataccattattattacaatgcttggcacaaagtgagcacttaacaaataccaacattattattacactgcttggcacatagtgagggcttaacaaataccaacat
This portion of the Ornithorhynchus anatinus isolate Pmale09 chromosome 3, mOrnAna1.pri.v4, whole genome shotgun sequence genome encodes:
- the LOC100091023 gene encoding RNA-binding protein 4B isoform X2, yielding MVKLFIGNLPREATEQEIRSLFEQYGKVLECDIIKNYGFVHIEDKTAAEDAIRNLHHYKLHGVNINVEASKNKSKASTKLHVGNISPTCTNMELRAKFEEYGPVIECDIVKDYAFVHMERAEDAVEAIRGLDNTEFQGKRMHVQLSTSRLRTAPGMGDQSGCYR
- the LOC100091023 gene encoding RNA-binding protein 4B isoform X3, with translation MVKLFIGNLPREATEQEIRSLFEQYGKVLECDIIKNYGFVHIEDKTAAEDAIRNLHHYKLHGVNINVEASKNKSKASTKLHVGNISPTCTNMELRAKFEEYGPVIECDIVKDYAFVHMERAEDAVEAIRGLDNTEFQGRIFAG